A genomic stretch from Desulfolutivibrio sulfodismutans DSM 3696 includes:
- a CDS encoding TetR/AcrR family transcriptional regulator: MAGKKVIPIGRTMTTRQRLVASVGRVLAREGFKGFGLGKVALEAGVDRRVISRHFGGLAELVDEFARSPEFWPTTAEIRAGMEAAGPGDGPEGQLAAFHKGFLRALLNRPQTLDILAWELMERTSVSRMLEQARVRVALECFEGLTGETPDAPGLTGIVAVMGAAVLFFAVRARLGGHFGGLDPNDPADLARIDTAVDALVCGVFSRL; the protein is encoded by the coding sequence GTGGCGGGAAAAAAGGTGATTCCCATCGGCCGGACCATGACCACCCGGCAGCGGCTGGTTGCGTCCGTGGGCCGGGTGCTGGCCCGGGAGGGCTTCAAGGGATTCGGACTGGGCAAGGTGGCCCTGGAGGCCGGGGTGGACAGGCGGGTGATCTCCCGGCATTTTGGGGGACTGGCGGAACTGGTGGACGAGTTCGCCCGGTCGCCGGAGTTCTGGCCGACCACGGCGGAGATCCGGGCGGGCATGGAGGCCGCCGGGCCCGGGGACGGCCCCGAGGGGCAGCTCGCCGCCTTTCACAAGGGTTTTTTGCGGGCGCTTCTCAACCGCCCCCAGACGTTGGACATCCTGGCCTGGGAGTTGATGGAGCGCACCAGCGTCTCCCGGATGCTGGAGCAGGCCCGGGTGCGGGTGGCCCTGGAATGCTTCGAAGGCCTGACCGGCGAGACGCCCGACGCCCCGGGGCTGACCGGGATCGTGGCGGTCATGGGCGCAGCCGTGCTCTTTTTCGCCGTCCGGGCCCGCCTGGGCGGCCATTTCGGGGGACTCGACCCCAACGACCCGGCCGATCTGGCCCGCATCGATACGGCCGTGGACGCCCTGGTCTGCGGCGTTTTTTCCAGACTGTAA
- a CDS encoding enoyl-ACP reductase FabI — protein MKLLEGKKALVFGVVNERSIAYGIAKCFVEHGASLGLSYAAEPILKRITPIAQELEADFVLPCNVSSDEEIARAAAFVKDKWDHVDILVHSIAFARREDLAGRFIDTSREGFSIALDVSAYSLVALCRAFETQFSDAASVITLSYYGAGKVVANYNAMGVAKSALEASVRYLAVDLGARGVRVNAISAGPVKTMAASAISGFKTILERIEEKSPMRRNITIEDVGKSALYLASDLSSGTTGDVVFVDSGYNIMGV, from the coding sequence ATGAAACTTTTGGAAGGGAAAAAGGCCCTAGTCTTCGGCGTGGTCAACGAACGCAGCATCGCCTACGGCATCGCCAAGTGCTTTGTGGAGCACGGGGCCAGCCTGGGCTTAAGCTACGCGGCCGAGCCGATTTTAAAGCGCATCACGCCCATCGCCCAGGAGCTTGAGGCGGATTTCGTTTTGCCCTGCAATGTCTCGAGCGACGAGGAAATCGCCCGGGCGGCCGCCTTCGTCAAAGACAAGTGGGACCATGTGGACATCCTGGTGCATTCCATCGCCTTTGCCCGGCGCGAGGATCTGGCCGGACGGTTCATCGACACCAGCCGGGAGGGGTTCTCCATCGCGCTCGACGTCTCGGCCTATTCCCTGGTGGCGCTTTGCCGGGCCTTCGAGACCCAGTTCTCGGACGCCGCCTCGGTCATCACCCTAAGCTATTACGGCGCGGGCAAGGTGGTGGCCAACTACAACGCCATGGGCGTGGCCAAGTCGGCCCTGGAGGCCAGCGTACGCTATCTGGCCGTGGATCTGGGGGCGCGCGGGGTGCGGGTCAACGCCATCTCCGCCGGGCCGGTCAAGACCATGGCCGCCTCGGCCATCAGCGGATTCAAGACCATCCTGGAGCGCATCGAGGAGAAATCGCCCATGCGGCGCAACATCACCATTGAGGACGTGGGCAAGTCCGCCCTGTACCTGGCGTCCGATCTTTCGTCGGGCACCACCGGGGACGTGGTGTTTGTGGATTCGGGCTACAACATCATGGGGGTGTAG
- a CDS encoding DUF3795 domain-containing protein, protein MSAAPERPEAPDASGLPRDRAGIAARIAACGLDCGRCLSHPQSPISRHARGLLAELGNFAARAAFFARLDPVFEHYAAFEAVAKRFAAADCAGCRSGKCLLGRCTVQTCVKEHGVDFCCECAEFPCDHTGFSDMLHARWLANNEKMRELGLAGYMEWVAGQARY, encoded by the coding sequence ATGTCCGCCGCACCCGAAAGGCCAGAGGCGCCGGACGCGTCAGGCCTCCCCAGGGATCGGGCCGGGATTGCGGCCCGTATTGCGGCCTGCGGGCTGGATTGCGGCCGCTGCCTGAGCCATCCGCAAAGCCCCATCAGCAGACATGCCCGGGGGCTTCTGGCTGAACTGGGGAATTTCGCGGCCCGGGCGGCGTTTTTCGCGCGCCTGGACCCGGTTTTTGAGCACTATGCGGCGTTTGAGGCGGTGGCGAAACGGTTCGCCGCCGCCGACTGCGCCGGATGCCGTTCGGGAAAGTGTCTTTTGGGGCGCTGTACCGTGCAGACCTGCGTGAAAGAGCACGGCGTGGATTTTTGCTGCGAGTGCGCGGAGTTTCCCTGCGACCACACTGGGTTTTCCGATATGCTGCACGCGAGGTGGCTGGCCAACAACGAAAAGATGCGGGAGCTGGGACTGGCCGGGTATATGGAGTGGGTGGCCGGGCAGGCGAGGTACTAG
- a CDS encoding helix-turn-helix domain-containing protein: MLERTKTPPTETVVLRFSGPASLREKAVAALREFGFENEDDPIGWERVFPEHAPGRVLQGFRHRDGLTQTTLAERADIPRRHVSDMENGRRPIGKETAKRLAEVFRVDYRVFL; this comes from the coding sequence ATGTTGGAACGCACGAAGACGCCCCCTACTGAAACTGTGGTGCTGCGCTTCAGTGGTCCGGCTTCCCTGCGTGAGAAAGCCGTGGCCGCCCTGCGCGAGTTCGGCTTTGAAAATGAGGATGATCCGATAGGCTGGGAGCGGGTTTTTCCCGAGCATGCCCCGGGGCGGGTGCTTCAGGGATTCCGTCACCGCGATGGCCTGACCCAGACGACCCTGGCCGAACGGGCGGACATCCCGCGCCGCCACGTCTCGGACATGGAGAACGGTCGTCGTCCCATCGGCAAGGAGACGGCCAAGCGCCTGGCCGAGGTGTTTCGCGTGGATTACCGGGTGTTTCTGTAG
- a CDS encoding cytotoxic translational repressor of toxin-antitoxin stability system: protein MTWRVVFSRRAAKQKPDLPQKVVLSLEALVMQLRFEGPVRGDWPNYSKLGKNRHHCHIKKGRPTYVAVWEEVSGHIKLVEIVYVGTHEDAPY, encoded by the coding sequence ATGACGTGGCGCGTGGTATTTTCGCGGCGGGCGGCCAAACAGAAGCCTGATCTCCCGCAAAAAGTTGTGTTGTCTCTTGAGGCGTTGGTGATGCAGCTTCGTTTCGAGGGGCCCGTTCGCGGCGATTGGCCAAACTATTCCAAGCTTGGGAAAAATCGTCACCACTGCCACATCAAGAAAGGCCGCCCGACATACGTCGCCGTTTGGGAGGAAGTGTCCGGTCACATCAAGCTTGTGGAGATTGTTTATGTTGGAACGCACGAAGACGCCCCCTACTGA
- a CDS encoding MoaD/ThiS family protein produces MHISVKCFATLAKHTPAGADRYEVADGATVADVVAALGVAPAEVKIVFVDGVAAALDAALRDGCRVGIFPAVGGG; encoded by the coding sequence ATGCATATCTCAGTCAAATGCTTCGCAACGCTGGCGAAACATACCCCGGCCGGGGCGGATCGCTATGAGGTCGCGGACGGGGCCACGGTGGCGGATGTGGTGGCCGCGCTTGGCGTCGCGCCCGCCGAGGTGAAGATCGTCTTTGTGGACGGGGTGGCGGCGGCCCTGGACGCGGCCCTTCGCGACGGCTGCCGGGTGGGGATTTTCCCCGCCGTGGGGGGAGGGTGA